In Leisingera sp. NJS204, the following are encoded in one genomic region:
- a CDS encoding hybrid sensor histidine kinase/response regulator: MVHELIDPRDPPERQNEKLLKIIETLMRRAEQSSEASGEAYAQFQRAVMLEEEVRLRTRELEHALDLLNESNARLALANAETEAARANLANAIETVQEGFALFDAQDVLVMCNTRFGKHMTDIYHLLRPGLKFADYVNLVATSAHLALPEGETAVGWEAYRIARHKDEHAVFNVMMAGNSWLQVSEHRTPDGGTVILQTDITDMMRLERQERERLLDDQSRVIKATLEHLDQGVCIFDAQNRLVGWNHRAGELLSMPAGKFQLGMFFATLYRQAADSIRLLGGTRPEEVEAWVASTAKRAPLSFEIGLGRDRILAVFAQQMPDKGFVISFTDVTAERAAVRTISQVNETLEQRVAERTLELEDALSEAERANASKSRFVAAASHDLLQPLSAAKLYVGSLEDDLQDAGFRDRAAKAGNALVAVERILGALLDISKLDSGLAAIDRSAISLGGMLDQLKDELEPVARLKGLEFRVVRSGAVVESDAAYLRRILQNLASNAVRYTTSGKVLIGVRQRRGRVLLEVRDTGPGIPPEHQDRVFQEFQRLNAKASPSDGMGLGLAIVERACRLLKHPLNLTSEVGRGTCFSVELPLSTAARPPSPLPVPGTGAAVPFAHRIVVLIENDTGLRAALEITLDSWGLNVLPCASCAEASALLQEIDIGPDAIIADYQLDDGVLGTDAIATLRAQHGPIPACLVTANRSPDLAAACAGLNAALLHKPIDTGALRGFLGRALT, encoded by the coding sequence ATGGTGCATGAGCTGATCGACCCCCGCGACCCGCCGGAACGGCAGAACGAGAAGCTGCTGAAAATCATCGAGACCCTGATGCGCCGGGCCGAGCAGAGCTCGGAAGCCTCCGGTGAGGCCTACGCCCAGTTCCAGCGCGCGGTGATGCTGGAGGAGGAGGTGCGCCTGCGCACCCGCGAGCTGGAGCACGCGCTGGACCTGCTCAACGAGTCGAACGCCCGGCTGGCGCTGGCCAATGCCGAGACCGAGGCCGCCCGCGCCAACCTGGCCAATGCGATCGAGACGGTGCAGGAAGGCTTTGCCCTGTTTGACGCGCAGGACGTGCTGGTCATGTGCAACACCCGGTTTGGCAAGCACATGACCGATATCTACCATCTGCTGCGCCCGGGACTGAAATTTGCCGACTATGTGAACCTGGTGGCGACCAGCGCTCATCTGGCGCTGCCAGAGGGGGAGACCGCCGTCGGCTGGGAAGCTTACCGGATCGCCCGCCACAAGGACGAACATGCGGTGTTCAACGTGATGATGGCCGGCAACAGCTGGCTGCAGGTCAGCGAGCACCGCACCCCGGACGGCGGCACCGTGATCCTGCAGACCGACATCACCGACATGATGCGGCTGGAGCGGCAGGAGCGCGAGCGGCTGCTCGACGACCAGTCGCGGGTGATCAAAGCGACGCTGGAGCATCTCGACCAGGGGGTCTGCATCTTCGACGCCCAGAACCGCCTGGTCGGCTGGAACCACCGCGCCGGAGAACTCCTGTCGATGCCTGCGGGCAAATTCCAGCTGGGCATGTTTTTCGCCACCCTCTACCGCCAGGCCGCGGACAGCATCCGCCTGCTCGGCGGCACCCGGCCGGAAGAGGTCGAGGCCTGGGTGGCCAGCACCGCCAAGCGGGCGCCCCTGTCGTTCGAGATCGGGTTGGGCCGCGACCGTATCCTAGCGGTCTTTGCGCAGCAGATGCCGGACAAGGGCTTTGTGATCAGCTTTACCGATGTCACCGCCGAACGCGCCGCGGTCCGCACCATCTCCCAGGTCAACGAAACGCTGGAGCAGCGGGTGGCCGAACGGACGCTGGAGCTGGAGGACGCGCTGTCGGAGGCGGAGCGCGCCAATGCCTCCAAATCGCGGTTCGTCGCCGCCGCCAGCCACGACCTGCTGCAGCCGCTGTCCGCCGCCAAGCTCTATGTCGGCTCGCTGGAGGACGACCTGCAGGATGCGGGCTTCAGGGACCGGGCGGCCAAGGCTGGCAACGCGCTGGTCGCGGTTGAGCGGATCCTCGGCGCCCTGCTGGACATTTCCAAGCTCGACTCCGGCCTGGCGGCAATCGACCGGAGCGCCATCAGCCTGGGCGGCATGCTGGACCAACTGAAGGACGAATTGGAACCCGTCGCCCGGCTTAAGGGGCTGGAGTTCCGGGTCGTGCGCAGCGGTGCAGTGGTGGAAAGCGACGCCGCCTACCTGCGCCGCATCCTGCAGAATCTCGCCTCCAACGCGGTGCGCTACACCACCAGCGGCAAGGTGCTGATCGGGGTGCGGCAGCGCCGCGGCCGGGTGCTGCTCGAGGTCCGCGATACCGGCCCCGGCATCCCGCCGGAGCATCAGGACAGGGTGTTCCAGGAGTTTCAGCGTCTCAACGCCAAGGCCAGCCCGTCGGACGGCATGGGGTTGGGTCTCGCCATTGTCGAACGGGCCTGCCGGCTGCTGAAACATCCGCTGAACCTCACCTCGGAGGTCGGGCGCGGCACCTGCTTTTCGGTGGAGCTGCCGCTGAGCACGGCGGCGCGCCCACCGTCGCCCTTGCCCGTCCCCGGCACCGGCGCCGCGGTGCCGTTTGCGCACCGGATCGTGGTTCTGATCGAAAACGACACCGGCCTCAGGGCGGCGTTGGAGATCACGCTGGATAGCTGGGGGCTGAATGTGCTGCCCTGCGCCAGCTGCGCCGAAGCCAGCGCGCTGTTGCAGGAAATCGACATTGGCCCGGATGCGATCATCGCCGATTACCAGCTGGACGACGGGGTACTTGGCACTGATGCGATTGCCACGCTCCGGGCGCAGCACGGGCCGATCCCGGCCTGCCTGGTGACCGCCAACCGCTCTCCGGATCTGGCGGCTGCCTGCGCCGGGCTGAACGCGGCGCTCTTGCATAAGCCGATAGACACTGGCGCGCTGCGCGGCTTCCTTGGGCGCGCGCTGACCTGA
- a CDS encoding FIST N-terminal domain-containing protein, giving the protein MDPVDGPSGAPVAEPQVVRSGSVDCRAPDAVEQLAQALNPNGLSLVVLFLSPDTDVDRLIGEAQRRFAPAQVVGCTTAGEISAGGYVEGEIVAIGFAQSHFQTRTILIEDLGSFDPHCVIERMISNRNHMAQNTVDWVSDFTFLLVDGLSTKEDTLTSQLSIGLGPVAFFGGSAGDGTNFGRTFVLHGGQAHSNAAILIQVRSRCPIEVFKTDHLIPSEKRMVVTGADPARRVVHEINAEPAAREYARVLGKDPEQLTAFTFAAHPVAVQFGDQHHVRAIQRVADNDELVFFSAIDEGVVLTLAEPEDMVTHLEREMAALSARRRPEIILACDCILRRLEAQQKQVSQDISRILRDNRVVGFSTYGEQINSMHVNQTLTGVAIYPPDEG; this is encoded by the coding sequence ATGGACCCTGTCGATGGCCCGTCAGGCGCGCCCGTGGCGGAGCCGCAGGTTGTCCGGTCCGGCTCGGTCGACTGCCGGGCGCCGGACGCTGTCGAACAGCTGGCCCAGGCGCTGAACCCGAACGGCCTGTCGCTGGTGGTGCTGTTCCTTTCGCCGGACACCGACGTTGACCGGCTTATCGGGGAGGCGCAGCGCCGGTTTGCCCCGGCGCAGGTCGTCGGCTGCACCACCGCGGGGGAGATTTCTGCGGGCGGCTATGTTGAAGGCGAGATCGTCGCCATCGGCTTTGCCCAGTCGCATTTCCAGACCCGCACCATCCTGATCGAGGATCTCGGCAGCTTCGATCCGCACTGCGTGATCGAGCGGATGATCAGCAACCGCAACCACATGGCACAGAACACCGTGGACTGGGTCTCGGACTTCACCTTTCTGCTGGTCGATGGGCTCTCCACCAAGGAAGACACGCTGACCTCGCAATTGTCGATCGGGCTGGGGCCCGTGGCCTTCTTCGGCGGCTCGGCAGGCGACGGCACCAACTTCGGCAGGACCTTTGTTCTGCATGGCGGCCAGGCCCATTCCAACGCCGCCATTCTGATCCAAGTCCGCAGCCGCTGCCCGATCGAGGTGTTCAAGACAGACCACCTGATCCCGTCGGAAAAGCGCATGGTGGTGACCGGGGCGGATCCGGCCCGGCGGGTGGTGCATGAAATCAATGCCGAACCGGCCGCCCGCGAATACGCCCGGGTGCTGGGCAAAGACCCGGAGCAGCTGACCGCCTTCACCTTTGCCGCCCATCCGGTCGCGGTGCAGTTCGGCGACCAGCACCACGTGCGTGCCATCCAACGCGTCGCCGACAACGACGAGCTGGTGTTCTTCTCAGCCATCGACGAGGGCGTAGTGCTGACCCTGGCCGAACCGGAGGACATGGTGACCCACCTGGAGCGCGAGATGGCCGCCCTCAGTGCCAGGCGCCGCCCCGAGATCATCCTGGCCTGCGACTGCATTCTACGGCGGCTTGAAGCGCAGCAGAAACAGGTCTCACAGGACATTTCCCGCATCCTCCGGGACAACAGGGTCGTCGGCTTTTCAACCTATGGCGAGCAGATCAACTCGATGCACGTCAACCAGACCCTGACCGGGGTGGCGATCTACCCGCCGGACGAGGGCTGA
- a CDS encoding LuxR C-terminal-related transcriptional regulator, producing the protein MPKHTDTPTTPGFHAALLVDDHPLFCDALAMTLQAVTAISSMHTAPALQAALDMIADGIRIDLVVLDLNLPDVNGLDGLLRLRKVTDCPILVVSSMADNRIVSSVIHAGANGFIPKHSQRDVFHKAVEAINQGKVFLPEGCVLLDDKAGSSDDVLQRLSQLTNQQARILQLICEGKLNKQIAYELSIAETTVKAHITAIMRKLGVQSRTQAVLAAKQASFANVLQDAPPPA; encoded by the coding sequence ATGCCGAAACACACGGACACGCCGACCACCCCAGGGTTCCACGCGGCGCTGCTGGTGGATGACCACCCGCTTTTCTGCGACGCCCTGGCGATGACACTGCAGGCGGTCACCGCAATCAGCAGCATGCACACCGCGCCGGCCCTGCAGGCCGCGCTCGACATGATCGCCGACGGCATCCGCATCGACCTGGTGGTGCTGGACCTGAACCTGCCCGACGTCAACGGGCTGGACGGGCTGCTGCGGCTGCGCAAGGTGACGGACTGCCCGATCCTGGTGGTCTCCTCGATGGCCGACAACCGCATCGTCAGCTCGGTGATCCATGCCGGCGCCAACGGCTTCATTCCCAAACACAGCCAGCGCGACGTGTTCCATAAGGCGGTGGAAGCGATCAATCAGGGCAAGGTGTTCCTGCCCGAGGGCTGCGTGCTGCTCGATGACAAGGCCGGGAGCAGCGACGACGTGCTGCAGCGGCTGTCGCAGCTGACCAATCAGCAGGCCCGGATCCTGCAGCTGATCTGCGAAGGCAAGCTGAACAAGCAGATCGCCTATGAGCTGTCGATCGCCGAGACCACGGTCAAGGCCCATATCACCGCCATCATGCGCAAGCTGGGCGTGCAGAGCCGCACCCAGGCGGTGCTGGCCGCCAAGCAGGCGAGCTTTGCAAACGTCTTGCAAGACGCGCCGCCGCCCGCCTAG
- a CDS encoding PQQ-dependent methanol/ethanol family dehydrogenase: MNRFITAVAAGTMMAGVSHAGVTEDDLKNDQTTTTQVVTNGMGRHLQRYSPLDTLNKDNIANLVPAWAFSLGGEKQRGQETQPLIYDGIMYITGSYSRVYAIDIETGQEIWQYDARLPEGILPCCDVVNRGGAIYGDSFYFGTLDARIVALDLKTGDVKWRKKVADYKAGYSMTAAPLIVNGLVITGNSGGEFGIVGEVQARDAETGELVWTRPVIEGHMGTFKGEESTVTGTLNATWPGDMWKTGGGATWLGGSYDAETDTLVFGAGNPAPWNSHLRNAGTPVEGNAGDNLYAASRIGIDPSNGEIKWHFQTTPREGWDYDGVNEVVAYTDRSGNKRFATADRNGFFYVLNREDGKFVSATPFVKDITWAERIDDTGRPVFNEDNRPGNPADAADGNKGEVIFASPSFLGGKNWMPMAFSQNTGNFYVPSNEWGMDIWNEPISYKKGAAYLGAGFTIKPNYEDHIGSLKAIDPDTGTVKWEFKNDSPLWAGVMTTAGGLVFTGTPEGRFIAFDDETGEELWSFQTGSGIVGQPITWEQDGEQYVSVISGWGGAVPLWGGEVAKKVNYLNQGGMLWTFRLPRQLAQAD; this comes from the coding sequence ATGAACCGCTTCATCACGGCGGTCGCCGCAGGGACCATGATGGCGGGCGTCAGCCACGCCGGGGTCACCGAGGACGACCTCAAGAACGATCAGACGACCACCACGCAGGTGGTCACCAACGGGATGGGGCGGCACCTGCAGCGCTACAGCCCGCTGGACACCCTAAACAAGGACAACATCGCTAATCTGGTGCCTGCCTGGGCCTTCAGCCTCGGCGGCGAGAAGCAGCGCGGCCAGGAAACCCAGCCGCTGATCTACGACGGCATCATGTACATCACCGGCTCCTACAGCCGGGTCTATGCCATCGACATCGAGACAGGCCAGGAGATCTGGCAATATGACGCCCGTCTGCCCGAAGGCATCCTACCCTGCTGCGATGTGGTGAACCGCGGCGGCGCGATCTATGGCGACAGCTTCTATTTCGGCACGCTGGACGCCCGCATCGTGGCGCTGGACCTCAAGACCGGAGACGTGAAGTGGCGCAAGAAGGTGGCCGACTACAAGGCCGGCTATTCGATGACCGCGGCACCGCTAATCGTCAACGGGCTGGTGATCACCGGCAACTCCGGCGGCGAGTTCGGCATCGTTGGCGAGGTACAGGCACGCGACGCCGAAACCGGCGAACTGGTCTGGACCCGGCCGGTGATCGAGGGCCACATGGGCACCTTCAAGGGCGAGGAAAGCACCGTGACCGGCACCCTGAACGCCACCTGGCCGGGCGACATGTGGAAGACCGGCGGCGGCGCCACCTGGCTGGGCGGCTCCTATGATGCGGAGACAGATACGCTGGTCTTCGGCGCGGGCAACCCGGCGCCCTGGAACAGCCACCTGCGCAACGCGGGCACACCGGTTGAAGGCAACGCAGGCGACAACCTTTATGCCGCCAGCCGCATCGGCATCGACCCTTCGAACGGCGAGATCAAATGGCACTTCCAAACCACCCCGCGCGAGGGCTGGGATTATGACGGCGTCAACGAGGTGGTCGCCTACACCGACCGCAGCGGCAACAAGCGCTTTGCCACCGCCGACCGCAACGGCTTTTTCTATGTTCTGAACCGCGAGGACGGTAAATTCGTCAGCGCAACGCCCTTCGTCAAGGACATCACCTGGGCTGAGCGCATCGACGACACCGGCCGCCCGGTGTTCAACGAGGACAACCGCCCCGGCAACCCCGCGGACGCAGCCGATGGCAACAAGGGCGAGGTGATCTTTGCCTCGCCATCGTTCCTGGGCGGCAAGAACTGGATGCCGATGGCGTTCTCGCAGAACACCGGCAATTTCTATGTGCCCTCGAACGAATGGGGCATGGATATCTGGAACGAGCCGATCAGCTACAAAAAGGGCGCCGCCTATTTGGGCGCGGGCTTTACCATCAAGCCGAACTACGAGGACCATATCGGCAGCCTCAAGGCGATTGACCCCGACACCGGCACGGTCAAATGGGAGTTCAAGAACGACTCGCCGCTATGGGCCGGGGTGATGACCACTGCGGGCGGTCTGGTGTTCACCGGCACGCCCGAAGGACGCTTCATTGCCTTTGACGACGAAACCGGCGAGGAGCTTTGGTCGTTCCAGACCGGCTCCGGCATTGTCGGCCAGCCGATCACCTGGGAACAGGACGGCGAGCAATATGTCTCGGTCATTTCCGGCTGGGGCGGCGCGGTGCCGCTGTGGGGTGGCGAGGTTGCCAAGAAGGTCAACTATCTGAATCAGGGCGGCATGCTCTGGACGTTCCGCCTGCCCCGCCAGCTAGCACAAGCAGACTGA
- a CDS encoding ABC transporter permease translates to MTAWLTALVAITQREALRFIGQRGRFVAALVRPMLWLVVFAAGFRAALGLSITPPYATYTTYEVYIVPGLCGMILLFNGMQSSLSMVYDREMGSMRLLLTSPLPRWWLLVCRLLASTAISILQVYVFLALAGLFGIRFSWGGYAALLPALVPAGLMLGALGLALSSVIRQLENFAGVMNFVIFPMFFLSTALYPLWKMAESSALLRDICAVNPFSQAVELIRFALYQQLNAGALAWVLLSGLVWLGLAVWGYDPARGLMRKAAKPG, encoded by the coding sequence ATGACCGCCTGGCTGACAGCCCTAGTGGCAATAACGCAGCGCGAAGCGCTGCGGTTCATCGGCCAGCGCGGACGTTTCGTCGCGGCGCTGGTGCGGCCAATGCTGTGGCTGGTGGTCTTTGCCGCGGGCTTTCGCGCCGCGCTTGGCCTGTCGATCACCCCGCCCTACGCCACCTACACCACCTACGAGGTCTATATCGTGCCGGGGCTTTGCGGCATGATCTTGCTGTTCAACGGCATGCAAAGCTCGCTGTCGATGGTTTATGACCGGGAGATGGGTTCGATGCGGCTGCTGCTGACCAGCCCGCTGCCGCGCTGGTGGCTGCTGGTCTGCCGGCTGCTTGCCAGCACCGCGATCTCGATCCTGCAGGTCTATGTCTTCTTGGCACTGGCAGGGTTATTCGGCATCCGCTTCAGTTGGGGCGGCTATGCCGCGCTGCTGCCCGCCCTTGTCCCAGCCGGGCTGATGCTGGGAGCGCTGGGGCTGGCGCTGTCTTCGGTGATCCGCCAACTGGAGAACTTCGCCGGGGTGATGAATTTCGTGATATTTCCGATGTTTTTCCTGTCCACCGCGCTCTACCCCCTGTGGAAGATGGCCGAAAGCTCGGCGCTGCTGCGCGACATCTGCGCCGTGAACCCTTTCAGCCAGGCAGTCGAGCTGATCCGCTTTGCGCTTTACCAGCAACTGAACGCAGGCGCGCTGGCCTGGGTTCTGCTGTCGGGGCTGGTCTGGCTGGGGCTGGCGGTCTGGGGCTACGACCCGGCGCGCGGGCTGATGCGCAAGGCCGCGAAACCGGGGTGA
- a CDS encoding ABC transporter ATP-binding protein produces the protein MTGLRVDNLSYAYGTRQALDGVSFRVEPGTFCALLGPNGAGKSTLFALLTRLFTAPQGRIEIAGHDMARAPRKALQQMGVVFQQPTLDLDLTVQRNLSYFAALHGLCGASAQARIEAALERLEMRGRLGERVRDLNGGHRRRLEIARSLIHHPKVLLLDEPTVGLDAATRRAITAHVHDLSRRKGLTVLWATHLTDEVEDADQLLILHRGKLAQNGTTRQLRGGLGLADHFLRLTGQAA, from the coding sequence ATGACCGGTCTGCGGGTCGATAATCTGAGCTATGCTTACGGTACCCGGCAGGCGCTGGACGGGGTCAGCTTCCGGGTTGAGCCCGGCACTTTCTGCGCACTGCTGGGCCCCAACGGGGCTGGCAAGTCGACGCTGTTTGCGCTGCTCACCCGGCTGTTCACCGCGCCGCAGGGCAGGATTGAGATTGCCGGCCACGACATGGCCCGCGCCCCGCGCAAGGCGCTGCAGCAGATGGGGGTGGTGTTCCAGCAGCCGACACTGGACCTGGACCTGACGGTGCAGCGCAATCTCAGCTATTTCGCCGCCTTGCACGGCCTGTGCGGCGCCAGCGCGCAGGCCCGGATCGAGGCCGCGCTGGAGCGGCTGGAGATGCGCGGCCGGCTGGGTGAGCGTGTGCGCGACCTCAACGGCGGCCACCGCCGCCGGCTGGAGATCGCCCGCAGCCTGATCCACCATCCCAAGGTGCTGCTGCTGGACGAGCCAACGGTGGGGCTGGATGCAGCAACCCGGCGCGCAATCACCGCCCATGTCCATGACCTGTCCCGGCGCAAGGGGCTGACGGTGCTCTGGGCCACCCATCTCACCGACGAGGTAGAGGACGCCGATCAACTACTGATCCTGCACCGCGGCAAACTGGCGCAAAACGGCACCACCCGCCAGCTGCGCGGCGGCCTGGGGCTGGCCGATCACTTCCTCAGGCTTACGGGTCAGGCCGCATGA
- a CDS encoding YVTN family beta-propeller repeat protein — MTHFLKSFAPLALSALLAPAAPLSAAEIWVTNEKDDTISVIDIATLGVVRTIATGERPRGITFSKDFSRVYVCASDSDTVQVLDAATGEILHDLPSGEDPEQFVLHPNDRHLYIANEDDAVTTVVDTETRKVVAQINVGIEPEGMAVSPDGKIAITTSETTNMAHWIDTETRQLFANTLVDARPRHAEFTAGGSALWVSSEIGGTITVFDTATQAKTGKITFEVKGVHPDRVQPVGFVFTGDEKTAFVALGPSNHVAVVNTQTLEVEDYILVGRRVWHMAFSPDKSLLFTTNGVSGDVTVIDTAQRLALKSIKVGRFPWGAALRP; from the coding sequence ATGACCCATTTTTTAAAATCCTTTGCCCCCCTCGCGCTCTCGGCACTGCTGGCCCCGGCGGCGCCGCTTAGCGCCGCGGAAATCTGGGTGACAAACGAAAAAGACGACACCATCAGTGTGATCGACATCGCCACGCTGGGGGTGGTCCGCACTATCGCAACGGGGGAGCGGCCACGCGGCATCACCTTTTCCAAGGATTTTTCGCGGGTCTATGTCTGCGCCTCCGACAGCGACACGGTGCAGGTTCTGGATGCTGCCACCGGCGAGATCCTGCACGACCTGCCCTCTGGCGAGGATCCGGAGCAATTTGTGCTGCACCCCAACGACCGGCACCTTTACATCGCCAACGAAGACGATGCCGTGACCACCGTGGTCGACACCGAAACCCGCAAGGTGGTTGCCCAGATCAATGTCGGGATCGAGCCCGAGGGCATGGCGGTCTCGCCCGATGGCAAGATAGCCATCACCACGTCGGAGACCACCAACATGGCCCATTGGATAGACACGGAGACGCGACAGCTGTTTGCCAATACGCTGGTCGACGCCCGCCCCCGCCACGCTGAATTCACTGCCGGAGGCAGCGCTCTGTGGGTCTCCTCCGAGATCGGCGGTACCATCACTGTCTTTGACACCGCAACCCAGGCCAAAACCGGCAAAATCACCTTCGAGGTCAAGGGCGTGCATCCCGACCGGGTGCAGCCGGTGGGCTTTGTCTTCACCGGCGATGAAAAGACTGCCTTTGTGGCGCTTGGCCCGTCCAACCATGTGGCGGTGGTCAATACCCAGACGCTGGAGGTGGAGGATTACATCCTGGTCGGCCGCCGGGTCTGGCACATGGCGTTTTCCCCCGACAAGTCGCTGCTGTTCACCACCAATGGCGTTTCCGGCGATGTGACCGTGATCGACACCGCCCAGCGCCTGGCACTGAAATCAATCAAAGTCGGCCGTTTTCCCTGGGGCGCGGCGCTGCGCCCCTGA
- a CDS encoding ABC transporter substrate-binding protein, producing the protein MRFLIILLMALCPTAFAAPNMIEVPVIYLKQQEQQPPTLSNLDPPPADLGETGARLGLADNRTTGSFLGHSYSLEVVVVPPGGDFTAAVQAALARSALLILDAPKPALLAAASLPEAQEALLFNTTSPDTGLRSGDCRRNLLHTLPSDLMRSDALMQFALSRRWTGLALISGKHPQDQAFAGALRQSAAKFGLEITAERTWDYGADMRRNAAQEVPLMSQGLGRHDLLLVADELQDFARYLPYNTWLPRPVAGSEGLVPTAWAPVVEQWGAAQLQSRYQELAGRKMLARDYAAWAAVRSIGEAVTRTGSADAGVLRRYMLSDAFELAGFKGRPLSYRSWNGQLRQPIPLATPRALAAQAPLPGFLHQHSELDTLGLDAPESRCGAFQ; encoded by the coding sequence ATGCGCTTTCTAATCATACTCCTGATGGCCCTTTGCCCCACCGCCTTTGCCGCGCCCAACATGATTGAGGTGCCAGTCATTTATCTGAAACAGCAGGAGCAGCAGCCCCCCACCCTTTCTAATCTCGACCCGCCACCCGCAGACCTGGGCGAGACCGGCGCCCGGCTGGGGCTGGCGGACAACCGGACCACCGGAAGCTTCCTTGGCCACAGCTACAGCCTGGAGGTGGTGGTGGTGCCGCCGGGCGGCGATTTCACCGCTGCGGTACAGGCGGCGCTGGCACGCAGCGCGCTTCTGATCCTGGATGCGCCCAAACCGGCGCTGCTGGCCGCCGCCTCCCTGCCGGAGGCGCAGGAGGCGCTGCTGTTCAACACCACCAGCCCGGACACCGGCCTGCGCAGCGGCGACTGCCGCCGCAATCTGCTGCACACCCTGCCCTCGGACCTAATGCGGAGCGATGCGTTGATGCAGTTTGCGCTGTCCAGGCGCTGGACCGGGCTGGCGCTGATCTCCGGCAAGCACCCGCAGGACCAGGCTTTTGCCGGTGCCCTGCGCCAAAGCGCCGCCAAGTTCGGGCTGGAAATCACCGCTGAGCGGACCTGGGACTATGGCGCCGACATGCGCCGCAATGCCGCCCAGGAGGTGCCGCTGATGTCGCAGGGGCTGGGCCGTCACGATCTGCTGCTGGTCGCCGACGAGTTGCAGGATTTCGCCCGATACCTGCCCTACAACACCTGGTTGCCCCGACCGGTTGCCGGCTCCGAAGGTCTGGTGCCGACCGCCTGGGCACCGGTGGTTGAGCAATGGGGCGCCGCGCAGTTGCAGTCGCGGTACCAAGAGCTTGCCGGGCGCAAGATGCTGGCGCGGGATTACGCCGCCTGGGCAGCGGTGCGCAGCATCGGCGAGGCTGTGACCCGCACCGGCTCAGCCGATGCAGGCGTCTTGCGCCGCTACATGCTGTCGGACGCGTTCGAATTGGCCGGGTTCAAGGGGCGCCCGCTTAGCTACCGCAGCTGGAACGGCCAGCTGCGCCAGCCGATCCCGCTTGCAACCCCCCGCGCGCTGGCGGCGCAGGCGCCCCTGCCCGGTTTCCTGCACCAGCACAGCGAACTTGACACTCTGGGCCTTGATGCGCCCGAAAGCCGTTGCGGAGCCTTCCAATGA
- the pedF gene encoding cytochrome c-550 PedF: MFKLPLAALGFAALATTVQAHGDVAPQPVNTDALPEVGEEWLTENPYRGQEAEVWQAAIDIGGSGYNQNCARCHGLGGVSGGLAPDLRYLEAEEMGDEWFVERFRTGYTQNGITKMPAFGELLGQKAAWAIRTYLETRPDDGALDEATGRLLEIRDELTALAGGSGGDAAALQAELTEIAQGVETGSGAPVADSAAYRAASLIGGVQPDFAGAAEVLTVGLSAAH, from the coding sequence ATGTTCAAATTGCCTCTTGCAGCCCTCGGGTTCGCGGCTCTTGCCACCACGGTGCAGGCCCACGGAGACGTCGCGCCGCAGCCTGTGAATACCGATGCCCTGCCCGAAGTGGGCGAGGAATGGCTGACCGAAAACCCCTATCGCGGCCAGGAGGCGGAAGTCTGGCAGGCGGCGATCGACATCGGCGGCAGCGGCTACAACCAGAACTGCGCCCGCTGCCACGGGCTTGGCGGGGTCTCTGGTGGGCTGGCCCCGGACCTTCGTTACTTGGAGGCCGAGGAGATGGGCGACGAGTGGTTTGTGGAGCGGTTCCGCACTGGCTACACTCAGAACGGTATCACCAAGATGCCCGCTTTCGGGGAGCTGCTGGGCCAGAAGGCCGCCTGGGCGATCCGCACCTATTTGGAAACCCGGCCTGATGACGGCGCGTTGGACGAGGCCACTGGCCGACTGCTGGAAATTCGCGACGAGCTGACCGCGCTGGCCGGGGGCAGCGGCGGTGATGCAGCGGCGCTGCAGGCAGAACTGACGGAGATTGCGCAAGGGGTTGAGACCGGGTCCGGCGCCCCGGTTGCTGACAGCGCGGCCTACCGTGCCGCCAGCCTGATCGGCGGCGTTCAGCCGGACTTCGCCGGTGCCGCGGAGGTCCTGACCGTCGGCCTTTCGGCGGCGCACTAA